A stretch of DNA from Halorubrum sp. BOL3-1:
GGATCGGCTCACTCCGCGGCGAACTCCACGTCTTCGAACTCGAACCGGGCGCCGCCGTCTCGACCGTCCGTCACCGACACCGTCCAGCCGTGCGCGGCCGCGATCTCCGCGACGATGCTCAGCCCGAAGCCGCTACCGTCGTCGCTCGTCGTGAATCCGGTCTCGAACACCTCTTCGCGCTGCGCCTCGGGGATCCCGGGCCCGTCGTCCTCGACGGTGAAGCCCGCGGCGTCGGGAAGCGACTCCAGCCGGACGGTCACGTCCGTCCCCCCGTGGTCGACCGCGTTGCGGAACAGGTTCTCGAGGAGCTGTCGTAACCGCGACCCGTCCGCGCGGATCTCGCCCCGGCCGAGTTCGACCGACAGCTCGGCGTCGGCCGTCTGAGCGGTCGCCCACGCGTCCTGAGCGGTCTCAACGAGGTCGATGTCGACGAACTCCTCGACCTGAACGCCGTCTCGGGCCAGCGTCAGCAGGTCGTCGATCAGCGTCTCCATGCGCGAGAGCGATCGCTCGATCGGGGGGACCCGCTCGCTGTCGGACTCGGCGGCGAGCAGGTCGAGATGCCCCATTGCCGTGTTCAGTGGATTCCGGAGGTCGTGGCTCACGACGCTCGCGAACTCGTCGAGCCGGTCGCGCTCGCGTTCGAGCCGCGTCGCCGCGTGCTGTCGCTCCAGCTCGTAGCTCACCCACCGCGTCAGCAGCTCGACGAACGTCCGCTGGGTATCGGTGAACGGCTCGCCGTGGGGGGTCGTGGCGGCGAAACAGAGGGTCCCGTACCGCTCGCTGTCGACCTCGACTCTCCCGCCGATGTACGTCTCCAGCCCGAACGTCTCATAGGCCGGATCGTCGACCCAGCCCTCTTCAGACGCGTCGACGACGGTCAGCAGTCGGTCGCGCTCGATGGTCCGCTTGCAGTAAGCCTCGTCGAGCGGACAGGTCTCTCCCGGTTGTAACAGTGGGTGGTCGGCGTGCGACACCTCGACGTGCTGGGTTCCGTTCTCGATCCGCGTGAGGAATCCGTTCGGGACGTCGAGATACTCGCAGCCGAGCGTCAGGATCGCTTCGACCTTCCCCTCGAAGGTGCGATCGTTGTCCGACGAGACCGCGTAGAGTCGCTGGATAGCGTGGAGACTCTCCCGTTGTCGCTTCTCTAAGTCCCGCCGCTCGGTGATGTCTCGGAGGTAGACGGAGAGGCCGTCCGCGGACGGAAACGCGCGCGCCTCGAACCACGTGTCCAGCGGTTCGTAGTACGAGTCGAACGAAACGGACTCCTGAGTGTCCATGGCGCGGTGATACTCGTCGTAGAACTGCGTCTCTTCGGACCCGGGAACCGTGTCCCACAGGTGACACCCTTCGAGTGCCCCCTCCGGCCCGACCGCGTCGTCGCTCATGGCGGTCCCGAGGACCCGGCTCGCTTCCTCGTTCGCGTACGTGACCCGCCAGTCCGCGTCGAGCGCGAAGAATCCGTCCGCCATCCGGTCGAGGACGGTCTCTAGGTCCTGATCCGACACCGGTCTGTGCGGGGGGCCGGACATACGACCGAGTACGCGACAGGGCGATTTAATTGCCGGGGATCGCCTCGTCGACGGCCTCACCGCGAGAGCGCGAAACCCCCGACTGTGCTCGGCTCCACAGCGGATCCGTGACGGATCGCCGGAGGCGATCACCCCGGTTTTCGTCGGCTTTTTTTACCTCGCTCGTCGGATCCCGACACATGTCGAACTCGCACACCGTACTCGGCACCGACGGGCGGCCGCCCGACGTCGGAGAGCTGACGCCGCCGGACCGCACGCTGATGGGTCCCGGACCGAGCGACGTCCACCCGCGCGTACTCAAGGCGATGAGCACCCCGCTCGTCGGCCACCTCGACCCCTCGTTCGTCGAGATCATGGACGAGGTCCAGGAGCTGCTCCGGTACACGTTCCGGACGGACAACAAGTGGACCATCCCCGTTTCCGGTACCGGCTCCGCGTCGATGGAGGCCGCCGTCGGCAACCTCGTCGAACCGGGCGACACCATGCTCGTTCCGACGAACGGCTACTTCGGCGGGCGGATGAAGTCGATGGCCGAGCGGGCCGGCGGCGAGGTCGTCGAGGTGGCGGCGCCGTGGGGAGAACCCCTCGACCCCGTCGACGTCGAGCGCGCGTTCGACGACCACCAGCCGGACGTGTTCGGGTTCGTCCACGCGGAGACCTCGACTGGCGTCCGCCAGCCGAACGTCTCCGAGCTGACCGACATCGCACACGATCACGACGCGCTCGTGATCGCGGACTGCGTCACCTCGCTCGGCGGCGTCGAGCTGCGCGTCGACGAGTGGGGCGTCGACGTCGCCTACTCCGGCCCGCAGAAGTGCCTTTCGTGTCCACCGGGCGCGAGCCCGCTCACGCTCAACGACCGCGCGATGGACAAGGTGCTCGACCGCGACGAGCGCCCCCGGTCGTGGTACCTCGACCTCTCCCTGCTGGAGGAGTACTGGGGCGACGACCGCTCGTACCACCACACCGCGCCGATCACGAACGTGTACGCGTTGCGTGAGGCGCTCCGCCTCGTGGCAGAGGAGGGGATCGAAGCACGGTGGGACCGCCACCGCGAGGTCGCCGGCGAGCTGAAGGCCGGCCTGCGGGATCTCGGGCTGGAGATGAACGCCGCCGAGGAGTACTGGCTCCCGAGCCTGAACGCCGTGCGCGTCCCCGACGGCGTCGACGACGGCGCCGTCATCGAGTATCTGCTCGACGAGTACGACCTCGAGATCGCGTCCGGTCTCGGTGACCTGGAGGGCGACATCTGGCGGATCGGCTGTATGGGCCACTCCGCGCGCCGGAAGAACGTCGAGTACGTCATCGCGGCGCTGGAAGACGCGCTGGCGCGACAGGGGTACGAGGCGTAGTCGCGGTCGACGACCGCGCGGGGATCGCTCCCCGGTGACGGGAGCCTCCCGGTTCCGGCCGACGAGGTACGAACCGTACAGCAGCACGCCGACTCCGAGGGGGGACCCGGAACCCGCCTCGCCGTACGGTTCGAGTATCGCGAGTCCGATAATCCGGTCAGCCGTTCACCACGCCGTCAGCGCCGCGCGCCCGTGGTCGTTCGCGAGGATCGCGAGGAACGCGAGGACGCCGGTGACCGCGAACGCGCCGCCGACGTAGAACACCGAGGCCATACTCACCTCGACCATCAGCCAGCCGGCGATCAGCGGTCCCGCCACCGAGCCCGGCCGCCACACGAGTTCGCGGATGCCGAAGCTGGCGGCGACGCCGCCGTCGTCGGTCCCCTCGTCCGCGAACAGCGCCATGCTCGCCGGCTCGCGGAAGGAGTCGGCGACGCCGAGAAGCCCTGAAAGCGCCACCAGCGGCAGATACGCCGGCGGTAGCCCGCCGAGGACCGGAACCGCTACGTCGGTTCCCAGGGCCGTTCCGACGGCCGGAGCGAACGGGATCAGGACCGCGATCATCCCGTACGCGCCGCCGCCGGCGAAGACGAACAGCGACCGGCCGTAGGCGTCCGAGAGCCGGCCGGTGAACAGCTGTCCGACCATGTTGGTCGCCTTCTCGGCGGTGACCGTCACCGCGACCGCGGTCGCGCCGACCGCGAGCCCGCCCGCGGCCATCTCCGTCCCGGCGTAGATCGGGATCCACGTCCGCACCATCGTCACCGCGAACGCGTACTGCGCGCGGAACGTCGTCATCGTGAGTATCCTGCGGTTCACCGCCAGATCGCTGAACGGGAACCCCTCGATCCGCGTCGGGTCCGCGTCGAGCATTCCCCACGTGACGAGCCACGCTACCACCATCAGCGCCGTGATGAGCGTGAACACCGGCCCGAAGCCGACGGCGTCGTAGATTGCCCCCGCGCCGAGCGAACCGAGGATCGAGGCCCCGAAGGAGGCGGCGTTCGCCTTCCCGATCTTGTCGGCGCGGGTTCCGACCTCAGCGATCTGCCCGACCAGCGACAGCGTCATCAGCCCCGCGCCGGT
This window harbors:
- a CDS encoding ATP-binding protein, whose amino-acid sequence is MSGPPHRPVSDQDLETVLDRMADGFFALDADWRVTYANEEASRVLGTAMSDDAVGPEGALEGCHLWDTVPGSEETQFYDEYHRAMDTQESVSFDSYYEPLDTWFEARAFPSADGLSVYLRDITERRDLEKRQRESLHAIQRLYAVSSDNDRTFEGKVEAILTLGCEYLDVPNGFLTRIENGTQHVEVSHADHPLLQPGETCPLDEAYCKRTIERDRLLTVVDASEEGWVDDPAYETFGLETYIGGRVEVDSERYGTLCFAATTPHGEPFTDTQRTFVELLTRWVSYELERQHAATRLERERDRLDEFASVVSHDLRNPLNTAMGHLDLLAAESDSERVPPIERSLSRMETLIDDLLTLARDGVQVEEFVDIDLVETAQDAWATAQTADAELSVELGRGEIRADGSRLRQLLENLFRNAVDHGGTDVTVRLESLPDAAGFTVEDDGPGIPEAQREEVFETGFTTSDDGSGFGLSIVAEIAAAHGWTVSVTDGRDGGARFEFEDVEFAAE
- a CDS encoding alanine--glyoxylate aminotransferase family protein; the encoded protein is MSNSHTVLGTDGRPPDVGELTPPDRTLMGPGPSDVHPRVLKAMSTPLVGHLDPSFVEIMDEVQELLRYTFRTDNKWTIPVSGTGSASMEAAVGNLVEPGDTMLVPTNGYFGGRMKSMAERAGGEVVEVAAPWGEPLDPVDVERAFDDHQPDVFGFVHAETSTGVRQPNVSELTDIAHDHDALVIADCVTSLGGVELRVDEWGVDVAYSGPQKCLSCPPGASPLTLNDRAMDKVLDRDERPRSWYLDLSLLEEYWGDDRSYHHTAPITNVYALREALRLVAEEGIEARWDRHREVAGELKAGLRDLGLEMNAAEEYWLPSLNAVRVPDGVDDGAVIEYLLDEYDLEIASGLGDLEGDIWRIGCMGHSARRKNVEYVIAALEDALARQGYEA
- a CDS encoding MFS transporter; translation: MSNADRPTQFWALYLTRFAEGFGFITLITLLPTYINTLDPQATTVLGVTISAGFIIGMYTTGFTLAQTVAVIPLAWAGDRFDKRVVLLGVLGVGAAVYALFPFVDSSGSFILVRALQGLVVTGAGLMTLSLVGQIAEVGTRADKIGKANAASFGASILGSLGAGAIYDAVGFGPVFTLITALMVVAWLVTWGMLDADPTRIEGFPFSDLAVNRRILTMTTFRAQYAFAVTMVRTWIPIYAGTEMAAGGLAVGATAVAVTVTAEKATNMVGQLFTGRLSDAYGRSLFVFAGGGAYGMIAVLIPFAPAVGTALGTDVAVPVLGGLPPAYLPLVALSGLLGVADSFREPASMALFADEGTDDGGVAASFGIRELVWRPGSVAGPLIAGWLMVEVSMASVFYVGGAFAVTGVLAFLAILANDHGRAALTAW